A window of Streptomyces armeniacus contains these coding sequences:
- the mycP gene encoding type VII secretion-associated serine protease mycosin has translation MTTSRPARPYGPVRPYGAVRRRLLRPAVVALLCAAGPALVAAPGTAYAAGEDIQQRQWGLKSINAPDAWKTTKGEGVTVAVLDTGVDAGHPDLSGSVLEGKDVVGFGAGRGDSSWARHGTAMAGLIAGHGHGEDRKKGVIGVAPEAKILPVRVLLEDGDPQRAKARKSRGGALAEGIRWAADNGADVINLSLGDDSGSAHPEAREDEAVRYALRKGAVVVASAGNGGEDGDHVSYPAAYPGVIAATAVDRHDARASFSTRRWYATVGAPGKDVIISEPDRRYYEGWGTSAAAAFVSGAVALVRAAHPDLKPAQIKELISDTARNTPEGGRSDALGTGIVDPAAAIEMGASVTSSKHESGPQPYRKRYFGSGPDSDDGGTGWLAPVAGVCGVLLIGAALALLRGLRLRVRDRLRFR, from the coding sequence ATGACCACGAGCCGTCCCGCCCGCCCGTATGGGCCAGTCCGCCCGTACGGCGCCGTCCGCCGGAGGCTGCTGCGCCCGGCCGTCGTCGCGCTGCTGTGCGCGGCCGGCCCCGCGCTCGTGGCCGCGCCCGGCACCGCGTACGCCGCCGGCGAGGACATCCAGCAGCGCCAGTGGGGCCTCAAGTCGATCAACGCGCCCGACGCCTGGAAGACCACCAAGGGCGAGGGCGTCACCGTCGCCGTCCTCGACACCGGCGTGGACGCCGGCCACCCCGACCTCAGCGGCTCCGTCCTCGAGGGCAAGGACGTCGTCGGCTTCGGCGCCGGCCGCGGCGACTCGTCGTGGGCCCGGCACGGCACCGCGATGGCCGGGCTGATCGCCGGGCACGGGCACGGCGAGGACCGCAAGAAGGGCGTCATCGGGGTCGCGCCCGAGGCGAAGATCCTGCCTGTACGGGTGCTGCTGGAGGACGGTGACCCGCAGCGCGCGAAGGCACGCAAGTCGCGCGGCGGCGCGCTCGCCGAGGGCATCCGCTGGGCCGCCGACAACGGCGCCGACGTCATCAACCTCTCCCTCGGCGACGACAGCGGCTCCGCACACCCCGAGGCGCGCGAGGACGAGGCCGTCCGCTACGCCCTGCGCAAGGGCGCCGTCGTCGTCGCCTCCGCCGGGAACGGCGGCGAGGACGGCGACCACGTCTCGTACCCGGCCGCGTACCCCGGCGTCATCGCGGCGACGGCCGTCGACCGGCACGACGCCCGCGCGTCGTTCTCCACCCGCCGCTGGTACGCGACCGTGGGCGCGCCCGGCAAGGACGTGATCATTTCGGAGCCGGACCGGCGCTACTACGAGGGCTGGGGCACCAGCGCCGCCGCGGCCTTCGTCTCCGGTGCGGTGGCGCTCGTACGGGCGGCGCACCCCGATCTCAAGCCCGCCCAGATCAAGGAACTGATCTCGGACACGGCGCGGAACACCCCCGAGGGCGGCCGCAGCGACGCGCTCGGCACCGGCATCGTCGACCCCGCCGCGGCCATAGAGATGGGCGCGAGCGTCACGTCGAGCAAGCACGAGAGCGGCCCGCAGCCGTACCGGAAGCGGTACTTCGGCAGCGGACCCGACTCGGACGACGGCGGCACCGGCTGGCTCGCCCCCGTCGCGGGCGTCTGCGGCGTGCTCCTCATCGGCGCCGCGCTGGCCCTGCTGCGCGGGCTGCGGCTGCGCGTACGGGACCGGCTCCGGTTCCGGTAG
- a CDS encoding MIP family channel protein, giving the protein MPEGKETGTHSGAGTKRLRDPRTLEGSEALAAECLGTLLLVFFGVGAAVLASEYIGTLGIALTFGLVLLALAYSLGAVSGCHVNPAVTLGMLVAKRIDLTLAVRYWAAQVVGAILGALLLFLVAKQVPGIETDDSFGSNGFGDRSAVQINTFGAFTAEIVLTFLLVFVVLSVTHRVAVTGFDGLPIGMALAVVHLVGIPLTGTSVNPARSIGPALFAGGAALTQLWLFLIAPLVGGALAAVVHGLTHPATLGTGHGEKPDEAY; this is encoded by the coding sequence ATGCCGGAGGGCAAGGAGACCGGTACTCACTCCGGAGCCGGGACAAAGCGCCTGCGGGACCCGCGGACGCTGGAGGGCAGCGAAGCCCTGGCGGCGGAGTGCCTGGGCACCCTGCTGCTGGTCTTCTTCGGCGTCGGCGCCGCGGTGCTGGCCTCCGAGTACATCGGCACCCTGGGCATCGCGCTCACCTTCGGCCTGGTGCTGCTCGCGCTCGCGTACTCGCTGGGCGCCGTCTCGGGCTGCCACGTGAACCCGGCCGTCACCCTCGGCATGCTGGTCGCCAAGCGGATCGACCTCACGCTGGCCGTACGGTACTGGGCCGCGCAGGTCGTCGGCGCGATCCTGGGCGCGCTGCTGCTGTTCCTGGTGGCCAAGCAGGTGCCGGGGATCGAGACGGACGACAGCTTCGGCAGCAACGGCTTCGGCGACCGCTCCGCCGTGCAGATCAACACGTTCGGGGCGTTCACCGCCGAGATCGTGCTGACGTTCCTGCTGGTGTTCGTGGTGCTCTCGGTGACCCACCGGGTGGCCGTCACGGGCTTCGACGGGCTGCCGATCGGCATGGCGCTGGCCGTGGTCCACCTCGTGGGCATCCCGCTGACGGGCACGTCGGTGAACCCGGCGCGGAGCATCGGCCCCGCGCTGTTCGCGGGCGGCGCCGCGCTCACCCAGCTGTGGCTGTTCCTCATCGCGCCACTGGTCGGCGGCGCGCTGGCGGCGGTCGTACACGGGCTCACGCATCCGGCGACGCTCGGCACGGGGCACGGCGAGAAGCCGGACGAGGCGTACTGA
- a CDS encoding SseB family protein — MALKNIPDPGFSGDDGSADPALTGALAAWHADPADPAAEPRLLAALAGARLLVPVVAVLGEAETGPDGLRRDKTSDMAVPTLTAPDGRRALPAFSSTRTLARWQDDARPVAVRLPQALRAAAQEGADTLVVDLAGPVAYELTGAALRALAQGRTADPSGGAGAGPLDDPAVAEALRALLTAEPDVVAAHLAAGGADTDGTLALAFAPDAPVPAVARRLAGALAADEALRSRLVRGLDLAVLPPGSALPGTALYRR, encoded by the coding sequence GTGGCGCTCAAGAACATCCCCGACCCCGGCTTCTCCGGCGACGACGGCTCAGCGGACCCCGCGCTGACCGGCGCCCTCGCCGCCTGGCACGCCGACCCCGCGGACCCCGCCGCGGAGCCGCGGCTGCTCGCCGCGCTCGCCGGGGCCCGGCTGCTCGTCCCGGTGGTCGCGGTGCTCGGCGAGGCCGAGACCGGCCCGGACGGCCTGCGCCGCGACAAGACCAGCGACATGGCGGTGCCCACGCTGACCGCACCCGACGGCCGCCGCGCGCTGCCCGCGTTCAGCTCGACCCGTACGCTCGCCCGCTGGCAGGACGACGCCCGCCCGGTCGCCGTACGGCTGCCGCAGGCGCTGCGGGCGGCGGCGCAGGAGGGCGCGGACACGCTGGTCGTCGACCTCGCGGGACCGGTGGCGTACGAGCTGACCGGCGCCGCGCTGCGCGCGCTCGCGCAGGGCCGTACGGCGGACCCGTCCGGCGGTGCGGGCGCCGGACCGCTCGACGACCCCGCCGTCGCGGAGGCGCTGCGCGCGCTGCTCACGGCCGAGCCGGACGTCGTGGCCGCGCACCTCGCCGCGGGCGGCGCGGACACGGACGGCACCCTGGCCCTCGCCTTCGCCCCGGACGCGCCGGTTCCGGCGGTCGCGCGGCGGCTGGCCGGGGCGCTGGCCGCGGACGAGGCGCTGCGCTCCCGGCTCGTACGGGGGCTGGACCTGGCCGTGCTGCCGCCCGGCAGCGCCCTGCCCGGCACGGCGCTCTACCGCCGCTGA